TTGTTGAAAATCTCCACAAGAGAACCTGTTGATGGAATCTCTCCCTTGTTCAAGGCTTCAAGTatctaaatatgaaaaataaacgATAAAGCTGTTTTATAGAGATATACAAGATAAATTCACACAACTCGATTGATACattcaaaaatttaataaaCACGTATTCTCTCCCCTCCATGTACCTGCTTCAAGAAAGCAACAAACTCTTTCCCATTTAGAGATTTTCCCTGTACAATCTTTGGACGGATTATGCTAGAAACAAGCTCTTTTAGTTTATCTCTTTTCTTCACATATGATGGATCAAGATCCCCGTCCTTCAAGTCACAAAGCTTTGTCCTTTGGAGATGTGGCTGTTTAAAGTCCAATTTCAAGGATCAGTTAGCAACCGATGCATTGTTTTTAACAAAATAGATAAAAGAATGAATTCCACGTTAGGATTGAAATGGAAATGAATGACATATTTTTAGAAGACATGAAGCAGAGACATACTTGTGGTAAGCTAAAGGCCGTACTGTTGTCACCCATTATAGCCAATGAATCTCGAATTTGATTGATCTGATGATGTAAAATTTCAGTATAAATATTCGATTTCAAACTAGTAATAATTTTACTGATAATTGGAAGTTGAATTCAAGTAGAGAATATACCATATCAATATTTTTGTCTCCTGCAAGTTTAAAAATAAACGAGTGCCGTTAAAACATTGCTGTagaaaacatgaaaaatatattGTGGATAAAGTTAATTTTAGTTATGGTTGCAAGCAAAGACACCTACTATCAGTATTGGGGACTTGTCGAAGAGCTTCATCCACCATTTGTTGCACTGATTTTCCTTCTGCAGGATATGAAGGAAAATGTTAGTATCCAATAGAGTGCATGTGATGTAGCGTACTTATGGATTGTCTAACTTACGCAGAAAATCGCGTTGGATAAGCCACAAGAGCTTAGCAGGTTCAAATGCAACATCTTGGCCCTATAAAAGCCagcaattgaaaaataaatcaaattaacAACGAAAAAAGttcatgaaaaaaatgattagatGAATGAGTATATTACTAGGACATGTGGAGTACCTTCACTCTATTCCGCCACGCAGAGGTTGCAAGTTATAAATATTGGATttgcaaaattaaacaaacaagTTAGTAACCACAATGCcgttaaaaaaagaagttagtAACCACAATTTACTCAAAAAATGGTTACGGAGCAGAATAAGAAATGATAAGGGAGAGATGAATGAATTAATAATCTAAATGATATCAACAAACTAAAAGTTCATCAAGATGCAAACCTTCCATAAAACTCTTCAGCAAGCTCAACCGCAAAAGAGAGTCTAGAGATGTCAGCTTCGCGTATCTGAATACATAAAGAAGAAAATATTTAGTATggcctaaaaaatttaaaataagccCATCTCCGAAACATGGAGTTACACTCCTTCCAAATTGTTAATGCTCAAaaaggcttttttttttatctgtcTATCTAACATTACATCAACGCAAAAAGAGCGCAAATTTCTGACGGGTTATGATGACTAACCGTCTCAGGCAGATTATAGATAAGCACAGAACTAATTACAGTTGCCAGAGCAAATATCCTGCAAAAGGAAAACACGATAAAAGGTCAATTGATGAATAGCATGTGATATTAACATAAAATATGGTAGATAAGATCATTAAACAATTACCGATCATCATATACATTCGACTTCCCGATGCTTTCAAATCCTTCTGTATCTATGTAAAAGACAGAAGTTTTTACTCCATCAATTTCCAAGTCTATAGGGGTTCCCCAAATCCAAATTCCTGTATGACATGATCAAATGAGATTAAAGATAGATTGAAAAAGATTATATCTGATTCCAAGCATAACAATGAGAAAAATGTCAAACTTCATCCACCTTTTGTTTTGGTGTCACGCATGTGTCCCACGCCAAACCCTAACAAGACAAACATATTAGTTTACATTACATATTTAAAAGATGTATTTAATAAGAGTAAATTCTAGTAGCTATAAAAGATGCAGCACCTTCATAacaagaaagagagagaagttGATTAAGCAAAAATGACTTTCCAGAGCGGTACGGTCCAATTACCTAATAAAAACAGCAGTAACAATCACCTGACGAAGCCATAAAGTGATAAAAGTAGAACACACAAATGGTAAACATGGAACAAACAAGATTGATTCAATACATCATAAGCTTCCGTtactttgaataaaaaaaattatcagatTTATATGCAACCATCCGTAATAATTTTAGCTAATGGGGATCATCAACATTTGCAGTGCTTTTAGTTAACCTTCCACAATTTCTAATTCCTCGCTCTTGTAGATATTTTCTGTCTCATCTTTAGGCAAATAAAGCAATATTTCCATTTGCGACATATTAAGACTTCCAAGTTTTGACTCATTTCGCATGGTAACATTTTCTAAAGGCCGACTGATAAAATATCTTGTATCAAACTCTGTGACTCGTGTCTTGTGCAGGTGCAACCAAGTTGAGTCAACTTTCAAGTGCAAGTTCTCAAATGTTTAAGAACAAATAACAGCTAGTAGTCATATATCAATTAGCAACAAACTCAGgggaaatattttttattttttaacggCAAATTGTTAGTCGTTAGTATATTACaatattatgttagtttttctccttgacgggacttgaaccctggacctccaactcctttttacccttagctcaactagcttaatcaattgagctacccatcccatCCACAAACTCAGGGAAATAATAACTAATCCGAATGGATTATGGTATTCAACATAATATTAATTGATGAGTAGATCATGCAACCAGTCGATCAAACATCATTCAGTGTCATGAAAACTCCCGTTaaataaaaggtaaaattcagaaaacaaaaaggatgttTATAATTGCAATCAAACTTACGGCCACAGATGCAATGGggtttgttattttctcaatAGCCTCCAAGCCTTCCTCTGAAAGACGAAGTTTTGTATGACCAGGATCAGGTTCGACAATGGGAAAGCTGTGCACACAATAAATGGTCAAGGATTTCGGTTCAACTTGTTGAGAAAATAATGTACTTcataacaaacaaaagaaactCGGTCATACAATACCCAACAAAGAGTGTAACAGAAGCAACAAATAAATTTGGTAATCATTAGTACTACAAATCAATAATGATAACAAAGAAAGAGCCTTGGTCCCAAAATATTGAATTGGCAACATAACACAGATACAAAATACGTGTTATATGTTCTTTTCAGTAACACCTGATTTAACAACAATTCCTCACCACAACTATATACAAACGGAGATAAATATTCATCTGAATGTTATGTCATTGCAGTGCTCAATTTGCAGCGTGTTTCCCCTTTTGTTTATATTGTGGAGAGTGAATTAATCAGCTCATGCTCTATCATGGTTAGTTCTAAACTAATGAACTAAGCATATGTAAATTATAACACTATTCCTACTTGGAACAACcattggtcagactttacttacctcaaagccgaactctgaattaccagGGGCCATTCCCCCGGAAACCAGATGGTTAAGAcccaataaaaaatttagtacTAAAATGGCAATTCCTGTTTCCTACTAGTAATTGACAGAAGAGAAGTTAATTTCTAAGGAAAAATCCATAAAACTCAATAGTTGAATGTCTCAATAATAGCTTACACAGAACAATCAATACAATTCTAACAAGAAGGGAAACCAAAAAAGTGTATGCAAACAGTTGAAGTAATCTTCACTAATTGGAAAAAACTTGTTGATGACAGCAATACAAAGAAGCTACATTCCATCCCCAATTCTTAACCAAAcatgcaaaaattgaatttttattcacaCAATCTCAAGTCAGACAAATTGGGTAAGTGAATCTCACGTCACCGAAATCAATGACCAaagcaagaaacaaaaagatTTAACttttacaaacaaacaaaaaaaaaacccaaaaacaaaacaaaacagaaaatcatGTTAGTAGATCCCAGAAAGAAACACATTAGTATAAAGAAACGGCTTACGGTTGATGAAAATTGATAATGGTTGAAGAAGAAGCAataggagagagaaagagaagaagaaaaagaagagagagaagagTGTTGTATTTGTCCATGAGTGGCAAATGCGGTTTTGAATCAAAATCGAAAGGCACGGAGGTTGTTGAAGGAATGTCAATTGAGAATCATGATGTGTTTTGTgattgttgaattgaaagtttgaaAGTTGAAAGAAAAGAACATGAATGAGTTTTTGGATCTGAAACAAGTCTTCTTCGATTTCtttgtttgtgttgtgttcGATCCTTGCTTGTACTTGCGCCTAGGTAAGGTAACCTTGTCTGTCTCACTAATGTTGGAAAAACGCCACGGTAATTCATTTACTCACGTTATTTATTCCCCTTTTTACTATTTTTCGGTccattcattattttttatttttttattattattgattttttttggtaagtttgttataaatatttattctttttttatagagatatttattcttttttcttttacggatatttattcttttttttatagaacCAATATTTAAGAATATAATACACACTATTctgcatatatataaaatccTAGCGCATGGCAAACCCATCAATGTGAAGACAAATCTTGCATTCTCGACATTAATTAACAACGATCAGAATAACAACTTAAAACCATAACTGACAGTAAATGTCAATCATTCCGATGTTGACCACCATTGTCTTACATGTACGCCTCCATTTCACCACTGTAGTACTGAAGGGGCGTTCCATCGGCCACAACAGTTTGATCATGTAAAAATAGATAAGATGTATTGACCgtgtctttattttttaaaagttaaatatttttttttatttacaataagTTGGAAGTCGAATCTATAGGACCTACAACATACTATCCAAAtccctaaaaaattattttatttcaacacGCATGTTGGGTTctacttttttaaaatataaaaataaaaattgattttgagtaAATTAATTTCGTAAAATTGAGTTATATGTAAagtaatttatatttgaataaatctatgtaaaaaatagttaaacaataaattttagTGTGAAAAACAATTTTAGAAACAGAATCTAcatacaattttaaaatttaaataaaattactcttaaaacaatatcaattttcatttaaaaatattaaacatgtcaaaattaattttatatttttaaatctcTAGCAACGAAACTAAATATACACATTAATAAtatttgtgaattttttaacatattcCTTTAAGACGTGGTATGACCCATatctatttaattattttattctatattttACTGTCTACTTGTAAGAGTTATGAGTGagtcaaaaaaatatagagtTTTGAACACTATAAAAAAAGTCTAGTAGGATTGTTTATGGATAGCTTCAAATCACATAAAAGAAGGACttattcaaatattaaaatatatacagGACGCAAGTGGAGTAACTTCTCAAGTTTAACATGCACCCCCAAAAAAATAACTTCTGAATTCTAAGAGATTACATTATATACGTaggagtcggggttcgaacaaCACCCCCACACATCCATTAAAGGTGAAATTAATTTCTGGCCACTAACTAATTATATACTGATTTACGTTAGCATCAAATTAACAATATAGCACAGTTGATTAAGATGATTCTATTTTTATTGATGTATATTTGTAGTACTTGTTTCACATTTGTATGAATACATATATAACGACGACTTTCAAACACTCCAATAAGGTTGAGTCACATTACATTAGTTTTTTAAATCTAAATCAATGATCAAACTTGTCGTCATATATATTGTGTGTGACTGAATAGTTTTTTATGTGTACTttagttttctatttttcttttgttatgaTCTTATTTTACCTATGACTAGGAAGGTATATAGGTTGGTCAAACCAGCATTTGCAAACTTCATTTGTGATATATACTGTCAAAAAAAGTCTTATTGCACTAATAACTTTCTCTTAGTATGCACCCAATTTTAGACTTGCACTAGTAACTTTCTCTTAGTATGCAACTCAAGTGTTATTTATGATCCTAAGAGTCCGTTTGGTGTACAAGatatgataactgtatcatatcctgtcttaATCCGGTGTTTTGTGAGACAGCAGAATATGATAAATTAATCCTggagcttatcctatcctgcctctgtagttaaaatttttatcctgaatttgagctgggttaccagcaggataggataagaaaaaatttaccgatttattctataaaatatattttaaaagaaaaaattaaaattaacaaaatataaataataaaataattaatttttaaatatatatatatatatatatatatatatatatatatatatatatatatatatatatatatatatatatatatatatatatatatatgcgaTTTTCTCacgagggtaattttgtaatttacataatctaaaaaatcaaaattctactaaaattacaatattttaaagtaaaataatttttaaaaaattacaaaatagggatattaatttaaattttataacaaattaaatataattaatttacaatggtagttttattatttacgtatgagatatatcacatatttatttagcttatcaatcatgtatatatcattgagttatttatttgatcatgattcatataaaaaattaaacttgattattttctcatgatttttatttaaaattatataaatttatttgattacttatttatattttttatttataaaattgatagtattacaaaataatttaaaaaaaaaacaattgttttacaagggtaattttgtcatttaaatatgttatatattttatcatattattttgaGCAAGTACGatgtattaaaaacattatataatagttatcatgtttgttatcctgtgtgtaCCAAACACATAataggataactgaggataactgttatcctgttgATATCATATTCtttccttatcctgttttatatcctatcatgtcacTATCATATCCCGCGCACCAAACGAGCCCAAAATACCCAAATTAGTGTCAAGCTTAAAAATAGAATGAAGTTGTGACTCATCACTCATCTACATTTTAGTTATTACTATAATCTAATTATATTGGCAGATACAATCGTTATGAAATGAGATATTAAGCTTTTTTTTAAGAGACTATTCTACCTCGAACTAGAGTAATCAATTTTCGTCAACCATTGCAATTGCATCAAAG
This genomic interval from Trifolium pratense cultivar HEN17-A07 linkage group LG6, ARS_RC_1.1, whole genome shotgun sequence contains the following:
- the LOC123890191 gene encoding guanylate-binding protein 4, with protein sequence MDKYNTLLSLLFLLLFLSPIASSSTIINFHQPFPIVEPDPGHTKLRLSEEGLEAIEKITNPIASVAVIGPYRSGKSFLLNQLLSLSCYEGFGVGHMRDTKTKGIWIWGTPIDLEIDGVKTSVFYIDTEGFESIGKSNVYDDRIFALATVISSVLIYNLPETIREADISRLSFAVELAEEFYGRVKGQDVAFEPAKLLWLIQRDFLQGKSVQQMVDEALRQVPNTDRDKNIDMINQIRDSLAIMGDNSTAFSLPQPHLQRTKLCDLKDGDLDPSYVKKRDKLKELVSSIIRPKIVQGKSLNGKEFVAFLKQILEALNKGEIPSTGSLVEIFNKDILERCLKLYSEKMATLDLPLTEESLQSSHDRARGEAMRAFDQQHFGRHHAKKSVTQLDEEIDKVFKNVVLKNEYKSSKLCEALYTKCEDIMDQLQVLKLPSMAKFNAGLEKCNHTFEHDCVGPSKVNYEGRMKKMLGKSKSLFIKEYNHRLFNWLVTFSLVTVVLGRFIIKFILIEIAGWLLFIFLETYTRLFWSAESLYYNPVWHFIVASWETLVYSPILDLDRWAIPLCVILSFFILYWRCFGKRKYGSRWLLPLYSSNKNGPNRPRSE